From a single Onychomys torridus chromosome 9, mOncTor1.1, whole genome shotgun sequence genomic region:
- the Zswim8 gene encoding zinc finger SWIM domain-containing protein 8 isoform X1, which produces MELMFAEWEDGERFSFEDSDRFEEDSLCSFISEAESLCQNWRGWRKQSAGPNSPTGGGGGGGSGGTRMRDGLVIPLVELSAKQVAFHIPFEVVEKVYPPVPEQLQLRIAFWSFPENEEDIRLYSCLANGSADEFQRGDQLFRMRAVKDPLQIGFHLSATVVPPQMVPPKGAYNVAVMFDRCRVTSCSCTCGAGAKWCTHVVALCLFRIHNASAVCLRAPVSESLSRLQRDQLQKFAQYLISELPQQILPTAQRLLDELLSSQSTAINTVCGAPDPTAGPSASEQSTWYLDESTLTDNIKKTLHKFCGPSPVVFSDVNSMYLSSTEPPAAAEWACLLRPLRGREPEGVWNLLSIVREMFKRRDSNAAPLLEILTDQCLTYEQITGWWYSVRTSASHSSASGHTGRSNGQSEVAAHACASMCDEMVTLWRLAVLDPALSPQRRRELCAQLRQWQLKVIENVKRGQHKKTLERLFPGFRPAVEACYFNWEEAYPLPGVTYSGTDRKLALCWARALPARPGGSRSGGLEESRPRPLPTEPAVRPKEPGAKRKGLGEGVSSQRGPRRLSTEGGDKALHKMGPGGGKAKVLGGTGSGGKSSAGSGSKRRLSSEDSSLEPDLAEMSLDDSSLALGAEASTFGGFPDSPPPCPLVGSRGPSTFLPEPPDTYEQDAGVYFSEGPEPPTASAGRPSLLPGEVCTRDDLPSTDDSGSGLHKTKEAAPVVGEEEDDYQAYYLNAQDGAGGEEEKNEGGAGEEHDLFAGLKPLEQESRMEVLFACAEALHAHGYSSEASRLTVELAQDLLANPPDLKVEPPPAKGKKNKVSTSRQTWVATNTLTKAAFLLTVLSERPEHHNLAFRVGMFALELQRPPASTKALEVKLAYQESEVAALLKKIPLGPSEMSTMRCRAEELREGTLCDYRPVLPLMLASFIFDVLCAPVVSPTGSRPPSRNWNNEMPGDEELGFEAAVAALGMKTTVSEAEHPLLCEGTRREKGDLALALMITYKDDQAKLKKILDKLLDRESQTHKPQTLSSFYSSSRPATANQRSPSKHGAPAAPGALQPLTSGSAGPAQPGNVTGAGPGPTEGFTEKNVPESSPHSPCEGLPPEAALTPRPEGKVPSRLALGSRGGYNGRGWGSPGRPKKKHTGMASIDSSAPETTSDSSPTLSRRPLRGGWAPASWGRGQDSDSISSSSSDSLGSSSSSGSRRASASGGARAKTVEVGRCYKGRRPESHAPHVPNQPSEAAAHFYFELAKTVLIKAGGNSSTSIFTHPSSSGGHQGPHRNLHLCAFEIGLYALGLHNFVSPNWLSRTYSSHVSWITGQAMEIGSAALTILVECWDGHLTPPEVASLADRASRARDSNMVRAAAELALSCLPHAHALNPNEIQRALVQCKEQDNLMLEKACMAVEEAAKGGGVYPEVLFEVAHQWFWLYEQTAGGSSTAREGATSCSGSGMRAAGEGGGGLPEGRGAPGTEPVPVAAAAVTAAATVVPVISVGSSLYPGPGLGHGHSPGLHPYTALQPHLPCSPQYLTHPAHPAHPMPHMPRPAVFPVPSSAYPQGVHPAFLGAQYPYSVTPPSLAATAVSFPVPSMAPITVHPYHTEPGLPLPTSVALSSVHPASTFPAIQGASLPALTTQPSPLVSGGFPPPEEETHSQPVNPHSLHHLHAAYRVGMLALEMLGRRAHNDHPNNFSRSPPYTDDVKWLLGLAAKLGDRHGDAAAAEPHSCPQPSSSAGLPPTGAALSAGIHAVHPSSLNSSDPCRLRRLCECDPQCPQRLLPDPHGHDAVQRHLAEPQAQQTDQGAMAAGLSRDNHLLPLSLAPLGPYIGTQACGYGGPSHRGSDSWQDRSSPLNSLVARTGSCSWAVAWGQDVSDLRSLGLGRQPCLGEGVGRPLVFIWHL; this is translated from the exons ATGGAGCTGATGTTCGCGGAGTGGGAGGACGGCGAGCGCTTCTCGTTCGAGGATTCCGACCGCTTTGAGGAGGATTCGCTCTGTTCGTTCATCTCCGAGGCCGAGAGCCTTTGCCAGAACTGGCGAGGATGGCGCAAACAGTCAGCGGGGCCCAATTCCCCCACTGGAGGCGGTGGCGGAGGTGGCAGTGGCGGTACCAGAATGCGAG ATGGATTGGTAATCCCACTGGTGGAGCTGTCAGCAAAGCAGGTGGCATTTCACATCCCATTTGAAGTGGTGGAAAAAGTCTATCCTCCAGTGCCCGAACAACTCCAACTCCGAATTGCTTTTTGGAGCTTCCCTGAAAATGAAGAGGACATTCG TCTGTATTCATGCCTAGCCAATGGCAGTGCGGATGAGTTCCAGCGAGGGGATCAGCTGTTCCGCATGAGGGCTGTGAAAGATCCACTGCAGATAG GGTTCCATCTGAGTGCTACAGTGGTCCCACCGCAGATGGTCCCTCCCAAAGGGGCCTACAATGTGGCTGTGATGTTTGACCGCTGCCGGGTCACCTCCTGTAGCTGTACCTGTGGGGCTGGGGCCAAATGGTGCACCCATGTCGTGGCACTCTGTCTCTTCCGCATTCACAAC GCTTCTGCAGTCTGTCTGCGGGCTCCAGTCTCAGAGTCCCTGTCTCGGCTACAAAGGGACCAGCTTCAGAAATTTGCTCAGTACCTTATCAGTGAGCTCCCTCAGCAG ATACTCCCCACAGCTCAGCGTCTCCTAGACGAACTCCTTTCTTCCCAGTCAACAGCCATCAACACAGTCTGTGGAGCTCCAG ACCCTACAGCAGGGCCCTCAGCTTCAGAGCAGAGCACTTGGTATTTGGATGAGTCAACACTCACTGACAACATAAAGAAGACATTGCACAAGTTCTGTGGCCCCTCTCCTGTGGTCTTCAG tgATGTAAACTCTATGTATCTGTCTTCCACGGAACCTCCTGCCGCTGCTGAATGGGCATGTCTGTTGCGCCCTCTGAGGGGCCGAGAGCCTGAGGGTGTCTGGAACCTGCTTAGCATTGTTCGAGAGATGTTCAAGCGGAGGGACAGCAATGCCGCCCCTTTGCTAGAGATCCTCACTGACCAGTGCCTCACCTATGAACAG ATAACAGGCTGGTGGTACAGTGTGCGCACCTCAGCTTCACACAGCAGTGCCAGTGGTCACACAGGCCGTAGCAATGGGCAGTCAGAGGTAGCAGCCCACGCATGTGCAAGTATGTGTGATGAGATGGTCACACTATGGAGGCTGGCTGTGCTGGACCCTGCCCTCAGCCCTCAGCG CCGCCGGGAACTGTGCGCTCAGCTGCGTCAGTGGCAGCTGAAGGTGATTGAGAATGTCAAGCGGGGACAGCATAAGAAGACCCTGGAGAGGCTCTTCCCTGGCTTCCGGCCAGCAGTGGAGGCCTGCTACTTTAACTGGGAAGAGGCCTACCCCCTTCCTGGTGTCACCTACAGTGGCACTGACCGGAAGCTAGCCCTGTGCTGGGCTCGGGCCCTGCCGGCTAGGCCAGGAGGCTCTCGATCTGGGGGCCTGGAAGAGTCCCGACCCCGACCTCTTCCTACTGAGCCAGCCGTGAGGCCCAAGGAACCTGGGGCCAAGCGCAAAGGATTGGGTGAGGGGGTCTCCTCACAGCGGGGTCCTCGCCGCCTCTCTACTGAAGGAGGAGATAAGGCTCTGCATAAGATGGGTCCAGGTGGGGGCAAAGCCAAGGTACTGGGTGGGACTGGCAGTGGGGGCAAGAGCTCGGCAGGCAGTGGGAGCAAACGAAGGCTAAGCAGTGAAGACAGCTCCCTGGAGCCAGACCTGGCAGAGATGAGCCTGGACGACAGCAGCCTGGCCCTGGGTGCAGAGGCCAGCACCTTTGGAGGGTTTCCTGACAGTCCTCCTCCCTGTCCTTTGGTTGGCTCCCGAGGACCTTCCACCTTCCTGCCCGAGCCCCCAGACACTTATGAGCAAGATGCTGGCGTGTACTTCTCAGAAGGGCCTGAGCCTCCCACAGCCTCTGCTGGCCGCCCTAGCCTGCTGCCCGGGGAGGTCTGTACCCGAGATGACCTCCCTTCCACAGATGACAGTGGCAGCGGGCTCCACAAAACTAAAGAAGCGGCTCCTGTGgttggagaggaggaggatgactaCCAAGCCTATTACCTGAATGCTCAGGATGGGGCCGGAGGCGAGGAGGAGAAGAACGAGGGCGGGGCTGGGGAGGAGCATGACCTGTTTGCTGGGCTGAAGCCGCTGGAGCAGGAGAGCCggatggag GTGTTATTTGCCTGTGCTGAGGCCCTGCATGCCCATGGCTACAGCAGTGAGGCCTCCCGCCTCACCGTGGAGCTTGCCCAGGACCTGCTAGCCAACCCACCTGACCTCAAGGTAGAGCCGCCCCCTGCCAAG GGCAAGAAAAACAAGGTATCCACAAGCCGTCAGACCTGGGTGGCTACCAACACCCTTACCAAAGCAGCTTTCCTGTTGACAGTGCTAAGTGAGCGTCCAGAGCACCACAACCTGGCCTTTCGAGTTGGCATGTTTGCCTTGGAGCTGCAGCGGCCCCCTGCTTCTACCAAggccttggag GTAAAGTTGGCATATCAGGAATCTGAGGTGGCTGCTCTGCTCAAGAAGATCCCTCTGGGTCCCAGTGAAATGAGCACCATGCGGTGCCGGGCAGAAGAGCTTCGGGAGGGCACACTCTGTGACTATCGGCCTGTGCTGCCCCTCATGTTGGCCAGTTTCATCTTTGATGTTCTTTGTGCTCCAG TGGTTTCTCCCACGGGTTCCCGGCCCCCAAGTCGCAACTGGAATAACGAGATGCCTGGAGATGAGGAGCTGGGGTTTGAAGCGGCAGTTGCTGCCTTGG GCATGAAGACAACAGTGAGCGAGGCAGAGCATCCCCTCCTCTGTGAAGGCACACGCCGAGAGAAGGGTGACCTGGCCTTAGCACTCATGATCACTTACAAGGATGACCAGGCCAAGCTCAAGAAG ATCTTAGACAAACTCTTGGACCGAGAAAGCCAGACACATAAGCCACAGACACTGAGTTCCTTCTACTCATCTAGCCGTCCAGCCACAGCCAACCAGAGATCGCCTTCAAAGCACGGGGCCCCAGCTGCGCCCGGGGCCCTGCAACCTCTGACTTCAGGCTCTGCAGGGCCTGCTCAGCCAGGGAATGTGACAGGGGCTGGGCCAGGTCCCACTGagggcttcacagagaagaaTGTGCCTG AAAGCTCCCCACATTCCCCCTGTGAGGGTCTGCCACCTGAGGCAGCTTTGACTCCACGGCCGGAGGGGAAGGTTCCTAGCCGCCTGGCTCTTGGCAGTCGTGGAGGCTATAATGGTCGAGGTTGGGGCTCCCCAGGGCGGCCCAAAAAGAAGCACACAG GCATGGCCAGCATTGACAGCAGCGCCCCCGAAACTACGTCGGACAGCTCTCCTACCCTAAGCCGGAGGCCGCTTCGAGGGGGCTGGGCCCCTGCTTCCTGGGGTCGAGGACAAGACAGTGACAGCATTAGCAGCTCTTCCTCAGACTCCCTGGGCTCCTCATCCTCCAGTGGAAGCCGCCGGGCTAGTGCCAGTGGAGGGGCCCGGGCAAAGACGGTTGAAGTTGGCAG GTGTTACAAGGGCCGCCGCCCTGAGAGTCATGCCCCCCACGTACCCAATCAGCCATCAGAGGCAGCTGCACACTTCTACTTCGAATTGGCGAAGACAGTTCTGATCAAGGCAGGGGGCAACAGCAGCACCTCCATTTTCACACATCCATCTTCCTCAGGAGGCCATCAGGGTCCTCACCGCAACCTGCACCTTTGCGCCTTTGAGATTGGGCTTTATGCCCTTGGCCTGCACAACTTTGTTTCTCCTAACTGGCTGTCTCGTACCTATTCTTCCCACGTGTCCTGGATCACAG GGCAGGCAATGGAGATTGGCAGTGCAGCCCTGACTATACTGGTAGAATGCTGGGATGGGCATCTGACGCCCCCTGAGGTTGCATCACTGGCTGACAGAGCATCACGGGCACGAGACTCCAACATGGTGAGGGCAGCGGCAGAGCTGGCTCTAAGCTGCCTGCCTCATGCCCACGCGCTGAACCCCAATGAAATTCAGCGAGCTCTGGTGCAGTGCAAGGAACAG GATAACCTCATGTTGGAGAAGGCCTGCATGGCAGTGGAGGAGGCAGCCAAGGGTGGGGGTGTATACCCTGAAGTGCTGTTTGAGGTTGCTCATCAGTGGTTTTGGCTCTATGAACAGACAGCAGGCGGCTCATCCACAGCCCGCGAAGGGGCTACAAGCTGTAGCGGCAGTGGGATGAGggctgctggggagggggggggggggctgcctgAGGGCAGGGGTGCCCCAGGGACTGAACCTGTTCCAGTGGCTGCAGCGGCAGTGacagcagcagccacagtggttCCAGTCATCTCAGTGGGATCCAGTTTATATCCAGGTCCAGGACTGGGGCATGGTCATTCCCCTGGTCTGCACCCCTACActgctctccagccccacctgccCTGCAGCCCGCAGTACCTCACTCACCCAGCTCACCCTGCCCACCCTATGCCTCATATGCCCCGGCCTGCCGTCTTCCCTGTGCCCAGCTCTGCATACCCACAG GGTGTGCATCCTGCATTCCTGGGGGCTCAATACCCCTACTCAGTGACTCCTCCCTCACTCGCTGCCACCGCTGTATCTTTCCCTGTCCCTTCTATGGCTCCCATCACAGTCCATCCCTACCACACAGAGCCAGGGCTCCCACTGCCAACCAGTGTGGCCT TGAGCAGTGTCCATCCAGCATCCACATTTCCAGCCATCCAGGGTGCCTCACTGCCTGCTCTGACCACGCAGCCCAGCCCTCTGGTAAGCGGAGGTTTTCCACCACCCGAGGAGGAGACACACAGTCAGCCAGTGAATCCACACAGCCTGCACCACCTGCATGCTGCTTACCGTGTTG GGATGCTGGCACTTGAGATGCTGGGTCGCCGGGCACACAACGATCACCCCAACAACTTCTCCCGCTCCCCCCCCTACACAGATGATGTCAAATGGTTGCTGGGGCTGGCAGCAAAGCTGG GAGATCGTCATGGAGACGCTGCAGCGGCTGAACCCCATTCATGCCCACAACCATCTTCGAGCGCCGGCCTTCCACCAACTGGTGCAGCGCTGtcagcaggcatacatgcag TACATCCATCATCGCTTAATTCATCTGACCCCTGCCGACTACGACGACTTTGTGAATGCGATCCGCAGTGCCCGCAGCGCCTTCTGCCTGACCCCCATGGGCATGATGCAGTTCAACGACATCTTGCAGAACCTCAAGCGCAGCAAACAGACCAAGGAGCTATGGCAGCGGGTCTCTCTCGAGATAACCACCTTCTCCCCCTGAGTCTGGCCCCTCTAGGGCCCTATATAGGGACACAGGCCTGTGGCTATGGGGGCCCCTCACACAGAGGGAGTGACTCTTGGCAGGACAGATCATCCCCACTCAATTCCCTGGTAGCCCGGACTGGCAGCTGCTCTTGGGCTGTAGCTTGGGGCCAAGATGTCTCAGACCTTAGAAGCTTAGGACTGGGGAGACAGCCTTGTCTGGGAGAGGGCGTTGGGCGGCCTCTGGTATTTATTTggcatttataa
- the Zswim8 gene encoding zinc finger SWIM domain-containing protein 8 isoform X2, whose product MELMFAEWEDGERFSFEDSDRFEEDSLCSFISEAESLCQNWRGWRKQSAGPNSPTGGGGGGGSGGTRMRDGLVIPLVELSAKQVAFHIPFEVVEKVYPPVPEQLQLRIAFWSFPENEEDIRLYSCLANGSADEFQRGDQLFRMRAVKDPLQIGFHLSATVVPPQMVPPKGAYNVAVMFDRCRVTSCSCTCGAGAKWCTHVVALCLFRIHNASAVCLRAPVSESLSRLQRDQLQKFAQYLISELPQQILPTAQRLLDELLSSQSTAINTVCGAPDPTAGPSASEQSTWYLDESTLTDNIKKTLHKFCGPSPVVFSDVNSMYLSSTEPPAAAEWACLLRPLRGREPEGVWNLLSIVREMFKRRDSNAAPLLEILTDQCLTYEQITGWWYSVRTSASHSSASGHTGRSNGQSEVAAHACASMCDEMVTLWRLAVLDPALSPQRRRELCAQLRQWQLKVIENVKRGQHKKTLERLFPGFRPAVEACYFNWEEAYPLPGVTYSGTDRKLALCWARALPARPGGSRSGGLEESRPRPLPTEPAVRPKEPGAKRKGLGEGVSSQRGPRRLSTEGGDKALHKMGPGGGKAKVLGGTGSGGKSSAGSGSKRRLSSEDSSLEPDLAEMSLDDSSLALGAEASTFGGFPDSPPPCPLVGSRGPSTFLPEPPDTYEQDAGVYFSEGPEPPTASAGRPSLLPGEVCTRDDLPSTDDSGSGLHKTKEAAPVVGEEEDDYQAYYLNAQDGAGGEEEKNEGGAGEEHDLFAGLKPLEQESRMEVLFACAEALHAHGYSSEASRLTVELAQDLLANPPDLKVEPPPAKGKKNKVSTSRQTWVATNTLTKAAFLLTVLSERPEHHNLAFRVGMFALELQRPPASTKALEVKLAYQESEVAALLKKIPLGPSEMSTMRCRAEELREGTLCDYRPVLPLMLASFIFDVLCAPVVSPTGSRPPSRNWNNEMPGDEELGFEAAVAALGMKTTVSEAEHPLLCEGTRREKGDLALALMITYKDDQAKLKKILDKLLDRESQTHKPQTLSSFYSSSRPATANQRSPSKHGAPAAPGALQPLTSGSAGPAQPGNVTGAGPGPTEGFTEKNVPESSPHSPCEGLPPEAALTPRPEGKVPSRLALGSRGGYNGRGWGSPGRPKKKHTGMASIDSSAPETTSDSSPTLSRRPLRGGWAPASWGRGQDSDSISSSSSDSLGSSSSSGSRRASASGGARAKTVEVGRCYKGRRPESHAPHVPNQPSEAAAHFYFELAKTVLIKAGGNSSTSIFTHPSSSGGHQGPHRNLHLCAFEIGLYALGLHNFVSPNWLSRTYSSHVSWITGQAMEIGSAALTILVECWDGHLTPPEVASLADRASRARDSNMVRAAAELALSCLPHAHALNPNEIQRALVQCKEQDNLMLEKACMAVEEAAKGGGVYPEVLFEVAHQWFWLYEQTAGGSSTAREGATSCSGSGMRAAGEGGGGLPEGRGAPGTEPVPVAAAAVTAAATVVPVISVGSSLYPGPGLGHGHSPGLHPYTALQPHLPCSPQYLTHPAHPAHPMPHMPRPAVFPVPSSAYPQGVHPAFLGAQYPYSVTPPSLAATAVSFPVPSMAPITVHPYHTEPGLPLPTSVALSSVHPASTFPAIQGASLPALTTQPSPLVSGGFPPPEEETHSQPVNPHSLHHLHAAYRVGMLALEMLGRRAHNDHPNNFSRSPPYTDDVKWLLGLAAKLGVNYVHQFCVGAAKGVLSPFVLQEIVMETLQRLNPIHAHNHLRAPAFHQLVQRCQQAYMQYIHHRLIHLTPADYDDFVNAIRSARSAFCLTPMGMMQFNDILQNLKRSKQTKELWQRVSLEITTFSP is encoded by the exons ATGGAGCTGATGTTCGCGGAGTGGGAGGACGGCGAGCGCTTCTCGTTCGAGGATTCCGACCGCTTTGAGGAGGATTCGCTCTGTTCGTTCATCTCCGAGGCCGAGAGCCTTTGCCAGAACTGGCGAGGATGGCGCAAACAGTCAGCGGGGCCCAATTCCCCCACTGGAGGCGGTGGCGGAGGTGGCAGTGGCGGTACCAGAATGCGAG ATGGATTGGTAATCCCACTGGTGGAGCTGTCAGCAAAGCAGGTGGCATTTCACATCCCATTTGAAGTGGTGGAAAAAGTCTATCCTCCAGTGCCCGAACAACTCCAACTCCGAATTGCTTTTTGGAGCTTCCCTGAAAATGAAGAGGACATTCG TCTGTATTCATGCCTAGCCAATGGCAGTGCGGATGAGTTCCAGCGAGGGGATCAGCTGTTCCGCATGAGGGCTGTGAAAGATCCACTGCAGATAG GGTTCCATCTGAGTGCTACAGTGGTCCCACCGCAGATGGTCCCTCCCAAAGGGGCCTACAATGTGGCTGTGATGTTTGACCGCTGCCGGGTCACCTCCTGTAGCTGTACCTGTGGGGCTGGGGCCAAATGGTGCACCCATGTCGTGGCACTCTGTCTCTTCCGCATTCACAAC GCTTCTGCAGTCTGTCTGCGGGCTCCAGTCTCAGAGTCCCTGTCTCGGCTACAAAGGGACCAGCTTCAGAAATTTGCTCAGTACCTTATCAGTGAGCTCCCTCAGCAG ATACTCCCCACAGCTCAGCGTCTCCTAGACGAACTCCTTTCTTCCCAGTCAACAGCCATCAACACAGTCTGTGGAGCTCCAG ACCCTACAGCAGGGCCCTCAGCTTCAGAGCAGAGCACTTGGTATTTGGATGAGTCAACACTCACTGACAACATAAAGAAGACATTGCACAAGTTCTGTGGCCCCTCTCCTGTGGTCTTCAG tgATGTAAACTCTATGTATCTGTCTTCCACGGAACCTCCTGCCGCTGCTGAATGGGCATGTCTGTTGCGCCCTCTGAGGGGCCGAGAGCCTGAGGGTGTCTGGAACCTGCTTAGCATTGTTCGAGAGATGTTCAAGCGGAGGGACAGCAATGCCGCCCCTTTGCTAGAGATCCTCACTGACCAGTGCCTCACCTATGAACAG ATAACAGGCTGGTGGTACAGTGTGCGCACCTCAGCTTCACACAGCAGTGCCAGTGGTCACACAGGCCGTAGCAATGGGCAGTCAGAGGTAGCAGCCCACGCATGTGCAAGTATGTGTGATGAGATGGTCACACTATGGAGGCTGGCTGTGCTGGACCCTGCCCTCAGCCCTCAGCG CCGCCGGGAACTGTGCGCTCAGCTGCGTCAGTGGCAGCTGAAGGTGATTGAGAATGTCAAGCGGGGACAGCATAAGAAGACCCTGGAGAGGCTCTTCCCTGGCTTCCGGCCAGCAGTGGAGGCCTGCTACTTTAACTGGGAAGAGGCCTACCCCCTTCCTGGTGTCACCTACAGTGGCACTGACCGGAAGCTAGCCCTGTGCTGGGCTCGGGCCCTGCCGGCTAGGCCAGGAGGCTCTCGATCTGGGGGCCTGGAAGAGTCCCGACCCCGACCTCTTCCTACTGAGCCAGCCGTGAGGCCCAAGGAACCTGGGGCCAAGCGCAAAGGATTGGGTGAGGGGGTCTCCTCACAGCGGGGTCCTCGCCGCCTCTCTACTGAAGGAGGAGATAAGGCTCTGCATAAGATGGGTCCAGGTGGGGGCAAAGCCAAGGTACTGGGTGGGACTGGCAGTGGGGGCAAGAGCTCGGCAGGCAGTGGGAGCAAACGAAGGCTAAGCAGTGAAGACAGCTCCCTGGAGCCAGACCTGGCAGAGATGAGCCTGGACGACAGCAGCCTGGCCCTGGGTGCAGAGGCCAGCACCTTTGGAGGGTTTCCTGACAGTCCTCCTCCCTGTCCTTTGGTTGGCTCCCGAGGACCTTCCACCTTCCTGCCCGAGCCCCCAGACACTTATGAGCAAGATGCTGGCGTGTACTTCTCAGAAGGGCCTGAGCCTCCCACAGCCTCTGCTGGCCGCCCTAGCCTGCTGCCCGGGGAGGTCTGTACCCGAGATGACCTCCCTTCCACAGATGACAGTGGCAGCGGGCTCCACAAAACTAAAGAAGCGGCTCCTGTGgttggagaggaggaggatgactaCCAAGCCTATTACCTGAATGCTCAGGATGGGGCCGGAGGCGAGGAGGAGAAGAACGAGGGCGGGGCTGGGGAGGAGCATGACCTGTTTGCTGGGCTGAAGCCGCTGGAGCAGGAGAGCCggatggag GTGTTATTTGCCTGTGCTGAGGCCCTGCATGCCCATGGCTACAGCAGTGAGGCCTCCCGCCTCACCGTGGAGCTTGCCCAGGACCTGCTAGCCAACCCACCTGACCTCAAGGTAGAGCCGCCCCCTGCCAAG GGCAAGAAAAACAAGGTATCCACAAGCCGTCAGACCTGGGTGGCTACCAACACCCTTACCAAAGCAGCTTTCCTGTTGACAGTGCTAAGTGAGCGTCCAGAGCACCACAACCTGGCCTTTCGAGTTGGCATGTTTGCCTTGGAGCTGCAGCGGCCCCCTGCTTCTACCAAggccttggag GTAAAGTTGGCATATCAGGAATCTGAGGTGGCTGCTCTGCTCAAGAAGATCCCTCTGGGTCCCAGTGAAATGAGCACCATGCGGTGCCGGGCAGAAGAGCTTCGGGAGGGCACACTCTGTGACTATCGGCCTGTGCTGCCCCTCATGTTGGCCAGTTTCATCTTTGATGTTCTTTGTGCTCCAG TGGTTTCTCCCACGGGTTCCCGGCCCCCAAGTCGCAACTGGAATAACGAGATGCCTGGAGATGAGGAGCTGGGGTTTGAAGCGGCAGTTGCTGCCTTGG GCATGAAGACAACAGTGAGCGAGGCAGAGCATCCCCTCCTCTGTGAAGGCACACGCCGAGAGAAGGGTGACCTGGCCTTAGCACTCATGATCACTTACAAGGATGACCAGGCCAAGCTCAAGAAG ATCTTAGACAAACTCTTGGACCGAGAAAGCCAGACACATAAGCCACAGACACTGAGTTCCTTCTACTCATCTAGCCGTCCAGCCACAGCCAACCAGAGATCGCCTTCAAAGCACGGGGCCCCAGCTGCGCCCGGGGCCCTGCAACCTCTGACTTCAGGCTCTGCAGGGCCTGCTCAGCCAGGGAATGTGACAGGGGCTGGGCCAGGTCCCACTGagggcttcacagagaagaaTGTGCCTG AAAGCTCCCCACATTCCCCCTGTGAGGGTCTGCCACCTGAGGCAGCTTTGACTCCACGGCCGGAGGGGAAGGTTCCTAGCCGCCTGGCTCTTGGCAGTCGTGGAGGCTATAATGGTCGAGGTTGGGGCTCCCCAGGGCGGCCCAAAAAGAAGCACACAG GCATGGCCAGCATTGACAGCAGCGCCCCCGAAACTACGTCGGACAGCTCTCCTACCCTAAGCCGGAGGCCGCTTCGAGGGGGCTGGGCCCCTGCTTCCTGGGGTCGAGGACAAGACAGTGACAGCATTAGCAGCTCTTCCTCAGACTCCCTGGGCTCCTCATCCTCCAGTGGAAGCCGCCGGGCTAGTGCCAGTGGAGGGGCCCGGGCAAAGACGGTTGAAGTTGGCAG GTGTTACAAGGGCCGCCGCCCTGAGAGTCATGCCCCCCACGTACCCAATCAGCCATCAGAGGCAGCTGCACACTTCTACTTCGAATTGGCGAAGACAGTTCTGATCAAGGCAGGGGGCAACAGCAGCACCTCCATTTTCACACATCCATCTTCCTCAGGAGGCCATCAGGGTCCTCACCGCAACCTGCACCTTTGCGCCTTTGAGATTGGGCTTTATGCCCTTGGCCTGCACAACTTTGTTTCTCCTAACTGGCTGTCTCGTACCTATTCTTCCCACGTGTCCTGGATCACAG GGCAGGCAATGGAGATTGGCAGTGCAGCCCTGACTATACTGGTAGAATGCTGGGATGGGCATCTGACGCCCCCTGAGGTTGCATCACTGGCTGACAGAGCATCACGGGCACGAGACTCCAACATGGTGAGGGCAGCGGCAGAGCTGGCTCTAAGCTGCCTGCCTCATGCCCACGCGCTGAACCCCAATGAAATTCAGCGAGCTCTGGTGCAGTGCAAGGAACAG GATAACCTCATGTTGGAGAAGGCCTGCATGGCAGTGGAGGAGGCAGCCAAGGGTGGGGGTGTATACCCTGAAGTGCTGTTTGAGGTTGCTCATCAGTGGTTTTGGCTCTATGAACAGACAGCAGGCGGCTCATCCACAGCCCGCGAAGGGGCTACAAGCTGTAGCGGCAGTGGGATGAGggctgctggggagggggggggggggctgcctgAGGGCAGGGGTGCCCCAGGGACTGAACCTGTTCCAGTGGCTGCAGCGGCAGTGacagcagcagccacagtggttCCAGTCATCTCAGTGGGATCCAGTTTATATCCAGGTCCAGGACTGGGGCATGGTCATTCCCCTGGTCTGCACCCCTACActgctctccagccccacctgccCTGCAGCCCGCAGTACCTCACTCACCCAGCTCACCCTGCCCACCCTATGCCTCATATGCCCCGGCCTGCCGTCTTCCCTGTGCCCAGCTCTGCATACCCACAG GGTGTGCATCCTGCATTCCTGGGGGCTCAATACCCCTACTCAGTGACTCCTCCCTCACTCGCTGCCACCGCTGTATCTTTCCCTGTCCCTTCTATGGCTCCCATCACAGTCCATCCCTACCACACAGAGCCAGGGCTCCCACTGCCAACCAGTGTGGCCT TGAGCAGTGTCCATCCAGCATCCACATTTCCAGCCATCCAGGGTGCCTCACTGCCTGCTCTGACCACGCAGCCCAGCCCTCTGGTAAGCGGAGGTTTTCCACCACCCGAGGAGGAGACACACAGTCAGCCAGTGAATCCACACAGCCTGCACCACCTGCATGCTGCTTACCGTGTTG GGATGCTGGCACTTGAGATGCTGGGTCGCCGGGCACACAACGATCACCCCAACAACTTCTCCCGCTCCCCCCCCTACACAGATGATGTCAAATGGTTGCTGGGGCTGGCAGCAAAGCTGG gaGTGAACTACGTGCACCAGTTCTGTGTGGGGGCAGCCAAGGGGGTGCTGAGCCCGTTTGTGCTGCAGGAGATCGTCATGGAGACGCTGCAGCGGCTGAACCCCATTCATGCCCACAACCATCTTCGAGCGCCGGCCTTCCACCAACTGGTGCAGCGCTGtcagcaggcatacatgcag TACATCCATCATCGCTTAATTCATCTGACCCCTGCCGACTACGACGACTTTGTGAATGCGATCCGCAGTGCCCGCAGCGCCTTCTGCCTGACCCCCATGGGCATGATGCAGTTCAACGACATCTTGCAGAACCTCAAGCGCAGCAAACAGACCAAGGAGCTATGGCAGCGGGTCTCTCTCGAGATAACCACCTTCTCCCCCTGA